Proteins encoded within one genomic window of Nordella sp. HKS 07:
- the pip gene encoding prolyl aminopeptidase: MNAHRLLYPETEPYRTGRLKVSALHEIYYEECGNPSGKPVVVLHGGPGGGIVPFLRRFHNPQAYRIILFDQRGCGKSTPFGELRENTTWDLVADMEVLRAFLGIERWQVLGGSWGSTLALVYAETHPERVSELILRSVFLLRQAELRWFYQDGASWLFPDAFEAYQAPIPEAERHDMIAAYHNRLTGDDAATLGACARAWSVWESTCLSLLPNKERILQAADDRFAYAFARIECHYFMNRGFFREDGQALKEAWRVKDIPGAIIQGRYDVVTPVASAWALHKAWPKARFELVTEAGHTGTEPALASSLVNVTDAYS; encoded by the coding sequence ATGAACGCCCACAGACTGCTTTATCCCGAAACAGAGCCCTATCGCACCGGCAGGCTGAAGGTCTCCGCCTTGCACGAGATCTATTATGAGGAGTGCGGAAATCCGTCAGGCAAACCGGTCGTGGTGTTGCATGGCGGACCCGGTGGCGGCATCGTGCCTTTCCTACGCCGCTTCCACAATCCGCAGGCCTATCGCATCATTCTGTTCGATCAGCGCGGCTGCGGGAAATCGACACCCTTCGGCGAGCTGCGCGAGAACACGACCTGGGATCTCGTCGCCGACATGGAGGTCCTGCGCGCATTTCTCGGCATCGAGCGCTGGCAGGTGCTGGGCGGCTCCTGGGGATCGACGCTGGCCCTTGTCTATGCCGAGACCCATCCGGAGCGGGTCAGCGAGCTCATCCTGCGCAGCGTCTTCCTTTTGCGTCAGGCCGAGCTACGCTGGTTCTATCAGGACGGTGCCAGCTGGCTCTTTCCCGATGCCTTTGAGGCCTATCAGGCGCCCATCCCGGAAGCCGAGCGGCACGACATGATCGCCGCCTATCACAATCGGCTCACCGGGGACGACGCGGCGACGCTCGGCGCCTGCGCCCGCGCCTGGAGCGTGTGGGAGAGCACCTGCCTTTCGCTGCTGCCCAACAAGGAGCGCATCCTGCAGGCTGCCGACGACCGCTTTGCCTATGCCTTCGCCCGCATCGAATGCCACTACTTCATGAATCGCGGCTTCTTCCGCGAGGATGGGCAAGCGTTGAAGGAGGCGTGGCGCGTGAAGGACATTCCGGGCGCCATCATCCAGGGCCGCTACGATGTCGTGACGCCCGTGGCGAGTGCATGGGCGCTGCATAAAGCCTGGCCGAAAGCGCGTTTCGAGCTCGTCACCGAGGCCGGACATACGGGCACGGAGCCGGCGCTTGCGTCGTCGCTCGTTAACGTTACGGACGCCTATAGTTGA
- a CDS encoding response regulator transcription factor, which produces MPVYRVIIVDDHPLFRVALKQALSGAFKGIKLDEAGTLDAVTAHLDRDSDVDLILLDLKMPGVQGLSGLMFLRAQYPAIPIAIVSASDEPHIIRRALDLGASGFIPKSLAVEEMRRAIAAILEGGIWAPEGLDAVSAADREGDALAQRVATLTTQQMRVLMMLKEGLLNKQIAFQLGVSEATIKAHVSAILQKLDVGSRTQAVIAAARIDGEGHAAAG; this is translated from the coding sequence ATGCCAGTTTATAGGGTCATCATCGTCGATGATCATCCATTGTTTCGCGTCGCATTGAAACAGGCCTTGAGCGGGGCTTTCAAGGGCATCAAGCTCGATGAAGCGGGCACGCTCGATGCCGTGACGGCCCACCTCGATCGTGACAGCGACGTCGATCTGATCCTGCTCGATCTCAAGATGCCGGGCGTCCAGGGGCTATCCGGCCTCATGTTCCTGCGCGCCCAGTATCCCGCAATTCCGATCGCCATCGTCTCGGCGAGCGACGAACCCCATATCATTCGCCGCGCCCTCGATCTCGGCGCCTCCGGCTTCATCCCGAAATCGCTCGCCGTCGAGGAGATGCGCCGGGCGATCGCCGCCATTCTGGAAGGAGGTATCTGGGCCCCCGAGGGGCTCGATGCCGTCAGCGCGGCGGACCGCGAGGGCGATGCCCTGGCGCAGCGTGTCGCCACGCTGACGACGCAGCAGATGCGCGTCCTCATGATGCTGAAGGAAGGGCTTCTCAACAAGCAGATTGCCTTCCAGCTCGGCGTCTCAGAAGCCACCATCAAGGCGCATGTCTCGGCCATATTGCAGAAGCTCGATGTCGGCAGCCGCACCCAGGCGGTCATCGCCGCGGCCCGCATCGACGGTGAAGGCCACGCGGCCGCCGGATAA
- a CDS encoding hybrid sensor histidine kinase/response regulator produces MHDSGPGIAEHDQTVIFQEFERLGQDKGVEPGLGLGLSIVERIGRMLEHPIHLISRPGRGSCFAITVPLASRHELVQKRPRAVSRLHNRVGGLTIFVVDNEPQILDAMQALLGGWEARVITARSAAEALDRFAAEAEAVDVILADYHLHRDDGLILIERLREIAGRPVPAILITADRSRLVQERAAEQSVQYLRKPVKPAALRATLAQFAAQAQAAE; encoded by the coding sequence GTGCACGATTCAGGGCCCGGCATCGCCGAGCATGATCAGACAGTGATCTTCCAGGAGTTCGAGCGCCTTGGCCAGGACAAGGGCGTCGAGCCGGGCCTCGGTCTCGGCCTCTCGATCGTCGAGCGCATCGGCCGGATGCTCGAGCATCCGATCCACCTGATCTCGCGGCCGGGGCGCGGCTCGTGCTTCGCGATCACGGTGCCGCTGGCGTCCCGCCATGAGCTGGTGCAGAAGCGTCCGCGCGCCGTTTCCCGCCTGCATAACCGTGTCGGCGGGCTCACCATTTTCGTCGTCGACAACGAGCCGCAGATCCTGGATGCCATGCAGGCGCTGCTCGGCGGCTGGGAGGCGCGCGTCATCACCGCGCGCAGCGCCGCCGAAGCGCTCGACCGTTTCGCGGCGGAAGCGGAGGCGGTCGACGTCATCCTCGCCGATTATCATCTCCACCGGGACGACGGGCTCATCCTGATCGAGCGCCTGCGCGAGATCGCCGGGCGACCGGTGCCGGCGATCCTGATCACCGCCGACCGTTCGCGCCTTGTCCAGGAACGCGCGGCGGAACAGAGCGTTCAATATCTGCGCAAGCCGGTGAAGCCGGCGGCATTGCGCGCCACGTTGGCGCAATTCGCCGCCCAGGCCCAGGCGGCGGAATGA
- a CDS encoding PAS-domain containing protein, which yields MTWGPMFHSWTVLFVGLAYVGLLFAVASFGDRQARGRAPGTPRPFIYALSLGVYCTSWTYFGSVGVASRSGLDFLPIYIGPILVFVVGWKLLQTIVDISKRQNITSIADFMSARYGKNEILGAIVALIAAVGIIPYISIQLKAVSFALETMMAMPGWSTAGGVLLPITEDIAFFVTVAMAAFAMLFGTRHIDTTEHQDGLMMAIAVESVVKLFAFVAAGLFITFVMMGGPAALIDQVRQTPDIAALFSKGFAGGSWLTQTLLAMIAIMLLPRQFHVTVVENANSGDIRRAAWLFPLYLVAINIFVVPIAIAGLILFKPGVTDGDTFVLALPVLAGSPTFALIAFLGGLSAATAMVIVEAVALSIMVCNNLVMPIMLRRRMERAQIHHDMGSVLITIRRIAIAVILLLAYSYYRMIGSTAALAQIGLISFAAVAQFAPAFFGGLVWKRGTARGAMAGVTAGFALWAYTLFLPSFADAGWIDRSLITDGPFGIGLFRPRMLFNLGFDPLTHGVIWSLLVNSAVYVAVSLLRAPSPIERMQAAVFVTRDIPLGAAPGFRLWRTAVTVGDVEATVARYLGAERTSRAFAEAAAHRQIPHDPKAEADIRMLRLAEHLLASAVGTASSRLVMALLLERHSKNPRGAMKLLDDASAAIQYNRDILQSAIDNVGQGIAVFDSEGKLVCWNERFCSLLALPTDLSRIGTPLEEVIDVMLRAQSVEPARLPQMRLDRMSRITATHEPLIENLGHRGVVLELHASRMPEDGGYVVTFTDITQSVQAAEALKRANETLERRVEERTAELTRLNTELARAKSEAEAANLGKTKFIAAASHDILQPLNAARLFTASLVERKVRGESGELVRNVDASLGAVEDILSALLDISRLDAGALKPEPTIFLIDDLLKALKLEFAPAALERGLSLTVVPSSLAVNTDRKLLRRVLQNLVSNAIKYTRSGRVPDGLPPHRGRLADRSARFRARHRRA from the coding sequence GTGACCTGGGGTCCGATGTTCCATAGCTGGACCGTATTATTCGTGGGCCTCGCTTATGTCGGCCTGCTGTTCGCGGTGGCAAGCTTCGGCGACCGCCAGGCGCGTGGGCGCGCGCCCGGAACGCCGCGGCCCTTCATCTATGCGCTGTCGCTCGGCGTCTATTGTACCTCCTGGACCTATTTCGGCAGCGTCGGCGTCGCCTCGCGCTCCGGCCTCGATTTCCTGCCCATCTATATCGGCCCCATTCTGGTGTTCGTGGTCGGCTGGAAACTGCTGCAGACGATCGTCGACATCTCGAAGCGCCAGAACATCACCTCGATCGCCGATTTCATGTCGGCGCGCTACGGCAAGAACGAGATATTGGGCGCCATCGTCGCCCTCATCGCCGCGGTCGGCATCATCCCCTATATCTCCATACAGCTCAAAGCGGTGTCCTTCGCCCTCGAAACCATGATGGCGATGCCCGGCTGGTCGACGGCGGGTGGCGTTCTCCTGCCGATCACCGAGGACATCGCCTTCTTCGTCACCGTCGCCATGGCCGCCTTCGCCATGCTGTTCGGCACCCGCCATATCGACACGACCGAGCATCAGGACGGGCTGATGATGGCGATCGCGGTGGAATCGGTGGTCAAGCTCTTCGCCTTCGTCGCGGCCGGCCTGTTCATCACCTTCGTGATGATGGGCGGCCCCGCCGCCCTCATCGATCAGGTGCGCCAGACGCCCGATATCGCCGCCCTCTTCAGCAAGGGCTTCGCCGGCGGCTCCTGGCTCACCCAGACGCTGCTCGCCATGATCGCCATCATGCTGCTGCCGCGCCAGTTCCACGTCACCGTCGTGGAGAATGCCAATTCCGGCGATATCAGGCGCGCCGCCTGGCTGTTCCCGCTCTATCTCGTCGCCATCAACATCTTCGTCGTGCCGATCGCCATTGCCGGCCTCATTCTGTTCAAGCCGGGCGTCACCGATGGCGATACCTTCGTCCTGGCGCTGCCGGTGCTGGCCGGCAGCCCGACCTTCGCACTCATCGCCTTTCTGGGCGGCCTGTCGGCGGCGACGGCCATGGTGATCGTGGAAGCCGTGGCGCTGTCGATCATGGTCTGCAACAATCTGGTGATGCCGATCATGCTGCGCCGGCGCATGGAGCGGGCGCAGATCCATCACGACATGGGATCGGTGCTGATCACGATCAGGCGCATCGCCATCGCGGTCATCCTGCTCCTCGCCTACAGCTACTACCGCATGATCGGCTCGACCGCGGCGCTGGCCCAGATCGGCCTCATCTCCTTCGCCGCGGTGGCGCAGTTCGCACCGGCCTTTTTCGGCGGGCTCGTCTGGAAGCGCGGCACCGCCCGCGGCGCCATGGCCGGCGTCACCGCCGGCTTCGCACTTTGGGCCTATACGCTGTTTCTTCCCTCTTTCGCCGATGCCGGCTGGATCGACCGGAGCCTCATCACCGACGGACCGTTCGGCATCGGCCTGTTCCGCCCGCGCATGCTGTTCAATCTCGGCTTCGACCCCCTGACCCATGGCGTCATCTGGAGCCTCCTCGTCAACAGCGCCGTCTATGTCGCGGTGTCGTTGCTCAGAGCACCATCGCCGATCGAGCGGATGCAGGCGGCCGTCTTCGTCACCCGCGACATTCCCCTTGGCGCCGCACCCGGCTTCCGCCTGTGGCGCACCGCGGTGACGGTAGGCGACGTCGAGGCGACCGTGGCACGCTATCTCGGCGCCGAGCGGACCTCGCGTGCCTTCGCCGAAGCCGCCGCACATCGCCAGATTCCGCATGATCCCAAGGCGGAAGCCGATATCCGCATGCTGCGCCTCGCCGAACATCTTTTGGCAAGCGCGGTCGGCACGGCCTCCTCACGCCTGGTGATGGCGCTCCTGCTCGAGCGCCACTCCAAAAATCCGCGCGGCGCCATGAAGCTTCTCGACGACGCTTCGGCCGCCATACAATACAACCGCGACATCCTGCAGTCGGCGATCGACAATGTCGGCCAGGGCATCGCGGTGTTCGACAGCGAAGGCAAGCTCGTCTGCTGGAACGAGCGCTTCTGCAGCCTGCTGGCGCTGCCCACCGATCTGAGCCGCATCGGCACGCCGCTCGAGGAAGTGATCGATGTGATGTTGCGCGCCCAGTCCGTCGAGCCCGCCCGCCTGCCGCAGATGCGGCTCGACCGGATGAGCCGGATCACCGCGACGCATGAACCCTTGATCGAGAATCTCGGCCATCGCGGCGTGGTGCTCGAGCTTCATGCCAGCAGGATGCCGGAAGACGGTGGTTATGTGGTGACCTTCACCGACATCACCCAGTCGGTGCAGGCGGCGGAGGCGCTGAAGCGCGCCAATGAGACGCTGGAGCGTCGCGTCGAGGAGCGCACGGCGGAGCTGACCCGGCTCAATACGGAACTGGCGCGCGCCAAGTCGGAGGCCGAGGCCGCCAATCTCGGCAAGACCAAGTTCATCGCGGCGGCGAGCCACGACATCCTGCAGCCGCTCAATGCGGCGCGCCTCTTCACCGCCAGCCTGGTCGAGCGCAAGGTGCGTGGCGAAAGCGGCGAACTGGTGCGCAATGTCGATGCCTCGCTGGGCGCCGTCGAGGACATATTGTCGGCACTGCTCGACATATCGCGTCTCGATGCCGGCGCGCTCAAGCCCGAACCCACCATCTTCCTGATCGATGACCTGCTCAAGGCGCTCAAGCTCGAATTCGCGCCCGCCGCCCTCGAGCGCGGGCTCAGCCTGACGGTCGTCCCGTCTTCGCTGGCGGTGAATACCGACCGCAAGCTTCTGCGCCGCGTGCTGCAGAATCTCGTCTCCAATGCCATCAAATATACGCGCAGCGGCCGTGTCCCTGATGGGCTGCCGCCGCACCGGGGACGGCTTGCGGATCGAAGTGCACGATTCAGGGCCCGGCATCGCCGAGCATGA
- the mscL gene encoding large conductance mechanosensitive channel protein MscL — protein sequence MWQEFKSFALKGNAFDLAVGVIIGAAFSKIVSSIVDDLIMPIIGAFGSLDFNNYFFGLSSKVNATTLAAAKDQGPVLAYGSFLTALVNFLIVAFILFQLVKVSNRVRKAEQAAPPPAPTPTEKLLGEIRDALVNNPQAAKKK from the coding sequence ATGTGGCAGGAATTCAAGAGTTTCGCCCTCAAGGGCAACGCCTTTGATCTGGCGGTGGGCGTGATCATCGGCGCCGCCTTCAGCAAGATCGTGTCGTCGATCGTTGATGACCTGATCATGCCGATCATCGGGGCCTTCGGCAGCCTTGATTTCAACAACTACTTCTTCGGCCTGTCCTCGAAAGTGAACGCGACCACCTTGGCGGCCGCCAAGGATCAGGGCCCGGTCCTCGCCTATGGCAGCTTCCTGACCGCTCTGGTCAACTTCCTGATCGTCGCCTTCATCCTGTTCCAGCTGGTGAAGGTCTCGAACCGGGTGCGCAAGGCCGAGCAGGCCGCGCCGCCGCCGGCGCCCACGCCCACCGAGAAGCTCCTGGGCGAGATCCGCGACGCGCTGGTGAACAACCCGCAGGCGGCGAAGAAGAAATAG